The DNA segment GTTACCTGACTTTAAAAGCAGAATATCTTAAACCGGAAGTTTTAAATCTTAAACAGCTTATCATGCATTTTGTTAAGCATCGTGATGAGGTAATAACCCGTCGTACGATTTATGATCTCAAAGTTGCTAAACATAGAATGCATATTCTGGAAGCTCTCATAACGGCAATTAATAATATTGATGAAGTTATCAAGATTATTAAGGAAAGTCGTGATACGAATGAAGCTAAAGCAAGACTTGAACAGCGCTTTAATTTTGATGATGAACAGGCACAGGCTATTGTTGATATGCAGCTTAAGCGCCTTACACATCTTCAGATTGAAGACCTTCAGAATGAAATCAAAGAACTTCAGGCTTTGATTGATTATCTTCAGGGTCTTCTTGATGATCACAGCAGAATTCTTCAGCTTATTAAGGATGACACAAATAAGCTTGCAGAGAAATATGGTGATGACCGCCGTACAGACATTGTTGCAGGAGAAGTTGAAAGCATTAACGTAGAAGATATGATTAAAGAAGAGGATATGGTTATCCTTATTTCAAAACTTGGTTATATCAAGCGTGTTCCTGTAAGTCAGTACAAGAGCCAGGGTCGTGGCGGAAAGGGAACTATTTCTGCAAAACTTGTTGAAGAAGATTACATTAACCAGATGTTTGTTGCTTCAACGCATGAGCATTTGATTTTCATTACTAATCTTGGAAAGGCTTACTGGGTTAAAGTTCATGAAATTCCGGAAGCCGGAAAAACCAGCCGCGGTTCACATATAAAGAGTCTTCTTGCTGTAAGTGCAAATGAAGAGATTACTATTGTTGAACGTATCCGTGAATTCAGTGAATCTGAATATTTGTTTATGGCTACTGCAAACGGTATTGTTAAAAAGACACCTACAAATGAATTCCGTAATGCAAAGGCTAAGGGTATGCAGGCTATTCGTCTTGATGACGGAGACCGGCTTGTCAGTACAGTTCTTTCTCAGGGTAATTTTGAAATTATGCTTATCAGCCGTCGCGGTCAGGCTTTGCGAATTACAGAAGAAGATGTTCGTCCAATGGGAAGAAGCAGCCGTGGCGTAAACGGAATGAAACTTTCTGGAGGAGACGAGCTTTGTGCAGCTACTCCTGTAATTCCAGAAACAGATATGCTTGTTATTACTGAAAAAGGATTTGGAAAGAGAGTTTCCTTTGATGAATTCTCGGCTCATGGTCGTGGAACTGGCGGACAGAAAGTCTTTGGTAATGTTGATGATAAGGGAGAAATTGTTGGTGCCCTTACCATTAAAGAAAAAGACAGTATCATGTGTATCACCAGTCAGGGAACTTCCCTTAGAGTTGATGCTTCTTCAATTTCTAAGCAGGGAAGGGGAAGCAGCGGCGTAAGAGTTGTTGATATTTCTGAACCTGATTATGTTGTTGGTGTCGATAGAATCGCAGCCAGTGATAATGAAGATAAGTAAATAAGGCTAAAAAAAGGGGATGACCAATAAGTTTACATCCTAGTGTCATTCCGAATTTGTTTCGGAATCTATAGAACTAGATGTGGTGTAGATGCTGAAACACACATTCGTAGCAGGTGCGTGCGAATGTGGCGTAGCGTTCAGTATGAGTCATTGCCGTGCTCGACACGGCAATCTCTTGTATTGTAATTAAATAGATTTTCGGGTCGTGCCCGAAAATGACATTTTTTGAACTTTTTGGACATCCCCTTTTTTATTATATTAATGTTTATTTGTGCAGCTGGTCATAAAGTTTTTCAGCAGCCTGAATTATTCTTGGACCAGGTCTTGTAAACAGATTAGAATCTATAAAAATAACAGATTCATTTTTTACAGCTTTTATTTGTTCCCAACCGGCACGTTTTTTTAGTGTATTTATAGTAATTCCATTTTCTACAGGAATGATTATTACATCTGGATTTCGAGAAAGAATAGCTTCTTCACTGATTATGGGATATACATCTTCTACATCAGAAAAAATGTTTTTTCCACCGGCAAGGTTTATTACGTCATTTATGAAGGATTTTTTACCGGCAGACATAAAAGGAGCATTCCAAACTTCCCAATAAACGTCAGGAATAGAATTATTCTTATTTTTTTTTTCATTAAGGGATTTAATCTGTATCCTTAACTGTCTGGTAACAGATTGACTTTCTTCGACATGATGTGTAACTGACCCCATAAATTCTATTTCAGTAAGTATATCTTCAATGTCTTTTGTTTCAGAAAGATAGACCGGTATGTTCAGGTTTTCAAGATTTTCTTTTACAGTATCATGAATTCCTAAAGATCCGTAAACGAAATCCGGTTTGTAAGAAAGAATTGTTTCTATACTGAGAGTATCTCCTGAAAAACCACCTATACTTGGAATCTGTTTCAGACTTTCAGGATAGTCACAAAAATCTGTTCTTGCAACTATGTGGTCTTCAGCCCCGATTGTACTTAGGATTTCTGCCCCGCTTGGACATAAAACGACAATTCTTTCTGCTTTTGTTATTGTAAGTTTATTTTCTGTACCCTTTTTATTACAGCTTACAGACAAAAGTGTACTCATAAGTGTAACCATAAAAATGGCTGTATGCTTTATAAAAAGGGAATTTTTATTAGAATACTTCATCTTAGAAATCTGCACCCCATTCAGCGTAGTAGGCATCAATTTCTTTTTTCAGTTCATCAGTTATAACGCCGTTTTTTCCTGGAGTGTAAAGGGTTTCTACGACTTCTTTCATGGAAACAATTGCTTTTGCAGGGAAACCGTATTTTTCTGAAATTACCTGAAGGGCACTTTTTGTTGAATCAGCAGCTCTTTCCATTCTGTTAAGAGAAACTATTTCTCCCACAATTTTTATTCCGCCGGGAGTAGTTTCCTGTGCTTTTATTTTAGGATAAGTTTCTTCGATTGATTTTCCGGAAGTTGTAACGTCTTCAATTATTACGACTCTGTCTCCGTCTTTAATTCCATATCCAAGAAGTGAACCTTTGTCTGCACCATGATCTTTTTCTTCTTTGCGGTCAGCGCAGTATTTTATCTCTTTATTGTAAAGTTTTGAGTATGCAATACAGGTTGCAACGCTTAAAGGAATTCCTTTGTAGGCAGGTCCGAAAAGTACATCGAAATCATCTCCGAAGTTATCATGAATTGCTTTTGCATAAAACTCTCCGAGGCGTTCCAGCTGGCTGCCTGTTATATAAGCACCTGCATTCATAAAGAAAGGAGATTTTCTTCCGCTTTTTAATGTGAAAGAACCAAATTTGAGTACATTGCACTCAACCATAAAATCAATAAATTCTTTTTTATACTGTTCCATGGAACTTTATTTTACTGATTTTTCTACAGAAGGTTAAGGGTAGGGTAGGGGAGTATTTTTTTACGATTTTATTTAAAAATTTTAACCTCGACAAATTATTTAACTAAGTCTACAATTTTTTGTATGAGCGTATATTTAGCAGATTCAAAGAGATATGAAGGTACGATGGAGTACCAGCGTTGTGGAAAAAGTGGTCTTAAGCTTCCGAGAATTTCTCTTGGACTTTGGCATAATTTTGGTTCAGTAGATGATTTTGAAAATCAGAAGAAAATGATTTTTAAGGCATTTGATCTGGGAATTACTCATTTTGACCTGGCAAATAATTATGGTCCTGAACCTGGAAGTGCTGAAGAAAACTTTGGAAGAATTATAAATCAGGAACTTAAATCTTACAGGGATGAAATTATAGTTTCTACAAAAGCCGGATACGGGATGTGGCCTGGTCCATACGGAGATTTTGGTTCAAGAAAGTATCTTATTGCAAGTTTGAATCAGAGTCTTAAGAGAATGAATCTTGAATATGTGGATATTTTTTATCATCACAGACCGGATCCAGAAACCCCTCTTGAAGAAACAATGTCTGCCGTAAGTGATTCCATAAAATGTGGAAAAGCTTTGTATGCGGGAATTTCAAATTATCATGCAGAGGATACAAAAAAAGCTGCAGCCTTGCTTAAGGCCAACGGAACACCTCTTCTCATTAACCAGTTCAGATATAATATGTTTGACCGCTGGAGTGAGGAAGACGGACTTCTTGATGCCCTTGATGAAGTTGGAGCTGGTTCTATAACTTTCAGTCCTCTGGCACAGGGTATTCTTTCTACAAAGTATTTTAATGGAATTCCGGAAAATTCCCGTGCAACCCGTGGTGTATTCCTGAAAAAAGAATTCATAACGGAAGAAAAGATTTCAAAAGCAAAGAAGCTGAATGAAATGGCATTGGACAGGGGACAGTCTCTGTCTCAGATGGCATTGGCCTGGAATTTGAGAAAGAATCGCGTTACTTCAGTTTTAATTGGTGCACATAATCCTGAGCAGATTGAAGAAAATGTTAAAACTGTTCAGAAATTGAATTTTACAGATTCAGAATTGAATGAAATTGAAGCAATTTTAAAATAAAAAAAATTGTGTACTTTTGGTTGAGGAAAACTGTCAGTTAACCAAAAGTACACAAAAAGGTTTTCAAGTTTTCAGGCTTTTTTGAAGACGGGTATGCAGTCAATTGGTGCATTCACTACGTACGTTTTTCCTCCTTTGTAAACTTTTCCGTCATTTATGTTTTTCCAGTTGCCGGCTGGAAGATATACAGAGCGTTTGTATTCTTCTGCATGAAGAACAGGTGCTACAAGATATTCATTTCCAAACATATATTGATCCCGAATATTCCAGCAGGTTTCATCATCCGGGAATTCATAGAACATTGCCCTCATAAGTGGGGTTCCTTTTTCGTGTGCTTCTTTCATGAGGGTTTCAATATAGTCTCTCAGGCTTTCTCTGAGTTTTATCTGTTTTTCCATTATTTTCTGAGCATCTTTACCATAAGACCATATTTCATTGTCCTGTCCGGACCAGCAGAATCCTCCGCCGTAATCTCTGTCTGTAACAAAGGGTTTAAGCTGCGGACTTCTGTCTCCGTGAAGTCTCAGTATTGGAGTGAAGACACCAAATTCAAACCAGCGCATTAACAGATGAATGAAGGCCGGATCTTTTGGATCTCCATACATAAAGCCTCCCACATCGGTTGTCCACCATGGAATACCTGCAAGACCCATGTTGATTCCTTGTGAAACAGAATCTTCGAGACATTCAAATGTACTTTGTACGTCTCCGTTCCAGAGGACTACGCCATATTTCTGACTTCCAACCCAGGCACAGCGTTCAAGGTTAACAAAATTCTTTTTTCCGATTTTGTTGAATCCGTCGGCAAATGTCTGTGCATAAAGTTTTGGATAAAGGTTGCTGACTTTAAGTGCAGGCCCGATACGGTATCTGTAGTTTTCAAAGTCGTATACAGAAAGATCCGGTTCAGCATTATCGAGCCAGAACATATCAATTCCGTATTTTACATAATTCTTTAAACATGCTTTCCAGAGAAAATTGCGGGCTTCCTGTGCTGTAAGATCAATCGTGCGACAGTCTCCGTTAAAATCATAGGTTTGAATAACACCCCGTTCACATCTAAGGAAAAGTCCTTTTTCGGCAAGAGGCCAGTAGTTTACGCTTTTTTTATCTACGCTAGGCCATACGCTAACCATAACTTTAGTTCCCATTGCATGAAGTTCATCACACATTGCTTTTGGGTCAGGCCAGTATTCTTTGTCAAAACTCCAGTCTCCCTGACGGCACCAGTGGAAGAAGTCTATGACTATTACATCAAGATGAATGCCCAGCTCTTTATATTTTCTTGCAACTGTAAGAACTTCTTCCTGTGTTCTGTAACGCAGCTTGCACTGCCAGAATCCGAGATAATCTTTTGGCATCAGAGGTGCTCTTCCGACACATTCTGTATAGCGTTCAGTGATTTCTTTTGGAGTATTACCGGCGGTAATCCAGTAATCCAGTTCATCGCTGCATTCACTTTTCCATTCAGTCATATTTGTAGCAAATGTTACTCTGCCTACTGCCGGGTTGTTCCAGAGAAAGCCGTAGCCTAAGCTTGAGACTGCAAATGGTATGGAAATCTGTGAGTTGCGCTGTGCGAGTTCAAGAACGCATCCTTTAAGGTTAAGGTATGGCTGCTGATACTGGCCCATGCCGAAAATTTTTTCATCATCATTTGGATTGAATCTTGCCGTAATCTGGTATTCTCCGCCGCCGATGTTTCCTTTGTACTGACGGTTTACAACTTTAAGGGCAATGCTTTCATTTGATGCGGAATGGTCGTAGCTGCGGTGATATTCCTGAAGAATTTTTTTTCCGTTTTTTTCAAAAGTTATAACGCCGCCTGCATTTAGTTTTGCAGAAAGTTTTCCGTTTGAAATGCTGGCGCCTGAATCTGAAATTTCTATTTTTACGGAAGATTTGGTTTTTACAGTTTCTGTAAGTCCCCAGGTATTTTTTGTAAATTCTGGATTCATCGTTGCACGAATTCTAAGGGAATCCGTTCCCCAAGGTTCAATCTTAACTGTTTCTCCGTTTTTTTCAAAAATCAGGGAATTAGAACTTTTCTTAAACATAAAGACTCCGTTGGTTGAGCTTTTTGTAAGGGATACTGGCAGACGACGCTGTCTTCTATATCTCTTTCAATTATAAAACAATAATACAATTTTTCCTTTTGAATAATGGTAAATTTTGTATGAAAAAAATTAAATTTTTAATGGGGACAGGTTTTAATATAAATAAAACATACATGAAAATACTCAAATCGGTAAAAAACAGAATAATCATTTCGTTATACTAAGAAAATGCAATTCGTTATTTTATTAAGGTTCAGTTAAGGGTTAATCTTTTTTGAAGAGGAAAATCATGTCTTTATAAATATTGAACCCAAACTACTCAGTGTTTTTGAGATATAGTGCCCTTGATTGTCATGTGCCTTCCGGAAGGTTTTCGGGTGGCACATTTTTTTTTACAGTGGTATTCTTCTTTTATGAAAGAAGAAAAGATTGATTATCAGAAACAGCTGACTCAAATTATACTGCAGGTGCAGAAGCTTCCTGTTAAACCAAAGCTTTTGCTTCATGCATGCTGTGCACCATGTTCTTCTTATGTTATTGAATACCTGTCAGCTTTTTTTGATATTACGATTTATTATTTTAATCCGAATATCCATCCTCAATCTGAATATGAACGTAGACTGGAAGAGTTGAAAGTCTTTTTGTCAAAGTTTCCTTTAGCATTACAAAACAGTGTTAAGCTTGAGGTTGCAGAGTATAATCCTGAGATTTTTTTTGATGCCGTAAAAACCAGGGAACAGCCGGAACTGCAGGAAGAACCTGAAAGGGGAGAACGATGTCGCCGCTGTTATGAATTCCGAATGAAAAAAGCTTTTGAATTTGCAGTTAATAATAAGTATGATTATTTTACGACTACGCTGTCTATCAGTCCTTATAAAGATGCCGTGAAAATAAATACAATTGGCTATACATTTGACAACTTGTCAGATGTTAAGTATTTACCGGCTGATTTTAAGAAGAAGAATGGCTTTTTAAGAAGCCTGCAGCTTAGTTCTGAATACGGATTATACAGGCAGGATTATTGTGGATGCGTATATTCTATGCGCAGCAAACATGATAACTCCAAACAGACTGATAGTTAGTAGTCAATATTTATGGGATAGGAAGGGTATATGAAAGCAGAAATTGTGCATGGTAAAGCAGAACAGATTCGTGATGTAATCAGGTATATTCAAAGGTTTAAAGATGCTTTAGTAATCATTTACATGGATGAGAATCTGATTGAGTCTCCATTATTTTTAAGTCATATAAAAGATATTGCTAAAATTCATGATGCAGGACTTAAAGTAATAATGATTCCTGGCGCCAGTAAACGTATAGATGAAATATTGAAGGTTTCAAATATTTCCTGGTCTGTACATGATAACTGTCGTATTACAGGTCCTGAAGCAATGCCATTGATAAAGATGGCAGCCTTTGATGTATCAAATCAGGTTATGACTGCACTGGCAGGAGAAAAGAAAACAGCGCTTATTGGTAACTGGGTCAGGGCCAGAGGAAAGGGCGTTGTTGATGGATTTGATTTTGGTACAAACGGTGAAATTGATAAGCTTCAGGTTGATACAATACAGACGGTTTTAGATGACGGGTTTATCCCTATCTTCCCGTGTATTGGATGGAGTGCTGCCGGCAAGCCGTATAATATTTCTTCTGTTGAGCTGGCAAAGCAGGTTGCAATTCATTTAAAAGCAGACAAGCTTTTTTATGTTGTGCCTGATGCTGAGATAAATGATTCTACTTTTTCTTTACCTGAGAATATTGGTCTCTCTGGAGAGGGAACAGTTCCTGCTATGAATATTGAAGAACTGGATTCTTTTATTGAGACTAATAAAAATACAAATGGAAATGTTTCACGTGAAAAAATAATTAATCTTTTGAAACTTGCAAAAGAGGCATGTATATCTGGAGTTTCTCGTGTTCATATTTTGAATGGATCTTTAGATGGTACTATTCCATGTGAAATTTTCAGCGACTTTGGTTCTGGTACAATGATTTACTGTAATAACTATGGCACTATCAGAGATATGGGCCGTGATGATATTTCTGCAGTACTTTCTGTAATGAAACCATTTATTGATTCCGGCATTCTTTTACCACGGACAAAGGAAATGCTTAATAATCAGATAGGTGATTATATTGTTTATGAACTTGATGGTGCTATAAGAGCCTGTGCTTCTTTAGTAAAATATCCGGACGGTCAGATGGAGATTGCAGGGGTTGCTGTGGATAAAACTTGTTCTCACATTGGTATCGGTCCAAAGCTGATAGAATTTCTTGTTTCACGTGCAACAAAATTAAAAGCAAAAAGTATTTTCCTTCTTACAACACAAACTGCAGATTGGTTTGAGACACTTGGATTTACGGAATCTACAGTTGAATCCTTGCCCGCAAAGCGAAGGGAAATATGGACTCCTCAAAGAAGTTCAAAAGTTATGAGACTTAATATTAAATAGTTTTTATAAAGTGCCTTGAAGACTTTAGCAGGTTTTCAAGGTATTTTTTTGGAAGTAATCTGTTAAAAAAGTGTAATCTGTGTTTCACATGAAACATTTTATTTTTGAAATACTGGATATGATCCCCTGACTTTGTGTCGGGGGATTTTTTATTGGGCTTTATTTATAAAGCTTATAAAGCTGAACAGCTGCTGTCTGGCTTATGGACCTGCATATATAATTTATGTACCTGATTACCAGTCAAAGTGATGTTTGTGTGTATTCTGTGGATAACTTTTGTATAAGTATTGATATAAATTTTCTGATTGTATTCTTGTGTTTATAAAAGCCTTTAAACACGGGGTTTTTTACCTTTTTCTTTTTAGATTCAGGCTAATCTCATTATTTACAGGTTGTGGATAACTTGTGGTTTTTTGTAGCGGAAATTATAGGAATTTATCTTATATTGCATATTCTGATATGTTTTTTTTGTTCAGGATAAATTTTATTTAGTGTAATATTCTTGGTGAAGTTTTTTTTACGCTATCAATATGGTTATTCGTTACATTAATAAAAGGGATTTTAACTGAATTTTTGTTTCAATATAAAGAGTACAATATTTCTAAAATGTTTGAGTCAGTAAAAATTGTAATACTTTAATCGGAAGATGAATCTGAATGATTTAAACCAGTGCAGGTCTTTTTTAACAATATAGTCCATTCGTGTAAGTTTTTTTCAGGAGGGTATTTCGTATCATCTAAAATGCTTATATTTATTACGAGCTGCGTATAGTACACGAGGTTTATGGACGGTGCCAGAGTTTAATTGTTGTGTTTCACATGAAACATAAATACATAAAGTTTTGTGAAGAATGAAGAAACTGCTGCTGGTGATTTGATCTTTTTATGTTCTTTGATTGAGGTTAGTTTATGCGGCGCTTTATTTTATCCTGGTAAGCGGGCGTATCTGTTACAGGCTGGAAATTATTCAGGTGTGATAGCTGCCAGGTAGTGAAACTATTGTTTATGATTTTTTTTCTGTACATTTCAGAAACCCCTCATATTTTCAG comes from the Treponema rectale genome and includes:
- the gyrA gene encoding DNA topoisomerase (ATP-hydrolyzing) subunit A; the encoded protein is MEEIKTPEGGTVIKIPIEDEVKQAYIDYSMSVIVQRALPDVRDGLKPVHRRIMYAMDTLHLSSGGKTKKCATIVGEVLGHYHPHGDASVYDALVRLGQDFAQRYTTVIPQGNFGTIAGDPAAAYRYTEAKMSKISEEMVADISKNTVDMIPNFDDTTKEPSVLPGAFPFLLCNGTTGIAVGMATNMPTHNLREVAAAISAYIDNPEISIDELMNYIKGPDFPTGGVIYGREGIKKAYKTGRGKITIRSKFTIETDKNGRESIVFTEVPYGINTTNIIRRIKELVRDKQIEGIVGANDESSDRSGMRLVVDLKRGAITKVVLNQLFAKTDLQSNFGVINLALVPQEKEKGIRYEEPGYLTLKAEYLKPEVLNLKQLIMHFVKHRDEVITRRTIYDLKVAKHRMHILEALITAINNIDEVIKIIKESRDTNEAKARLEQRFNFDDEQAQAIVDMQLKRLTHLQIEDLQNEIKELQALIDYLQGLLDDHSRILQLIKDDTNKLAEKYGDDRRTDIVAGEVESINVEDMIKEEDMVILISKLGYIKRVPVSQYKSQGRGGKGTISAKLVEEDYINQMFVASTHEHLIFITNLGKAYWVKVHEIPEAGKTSRGSHIKSLLAVSANEEITIVERIREFSESEYLFMATANGIVKKTPTNEFRNAKAKGMQAIRLDDGDRLVSTVLSQGNFEIMLISRRGQALRITEEDVRPMGRSSRGVNGMKLSGGDELCAATPVIPETDMLVITEKGFGKRVSFDEFSAHGRGTGGQKVFGNVDDKGEIVGALTIKEKDSIMCITSQGTSLRVDASSISKQGRGSSGVRVVDISEPDYVVGVDRIAASDNEDK
- a CDS encoding ABC transporter substrate-binding protein, translating into MSTLLSVSCNKKGTENKLTITKAERIVVLCPSGAEILSTIGAEDHIVARTDFCDYPESLKQIPSIGGFSGDTLSIETILSYKPDFVYGSLGIHDTVKENLENLNIPVYLSETKDIEDILTEIEFMGSVTHHVEESQSVTRQLRIQIKSLNEKKNKNNSIPDVYWEVWNAPFMSAGKKSFINDVINLAGGKNIFSDVEDVYPIISEEAILSRNPDVIIIPVENGITINTLKKRAGWEQIKAVKNESVIFIDSNLFTRPGPRIIQAAEKLYDQLHK
- the pyrE gene encoding orotate phosphoribosyltransferase encodes the protein MEQYKKEFIDFMVECNVLKFGSFTLKSGRKSPFFMNAGAYITGSQLERLGEFYAKAIHDNFGDDFDVLFGPAYKGIPLSVATCIAYSKLYNKEIKYCADRKEEKDHGADKGSLLGYGIKDGDRVVIIEDVTTSGKSIEETYPKIKAQETTPGGIKIVGEIVSLNRMERAADSTKSALQVISEKYGFPAKAIVSMKEVVETLYTPGKNGVITDELKKEIDAYYAEWGADF
- the mgrA gene encoding L-glyceraldehyde 3-phosphate reductase, which produces MSVYLADSKRYEGTMEYQRCGKSGLKLPRISLGLWHNFGSVDDFENQKKMIFKAFDLGITHFDLANNYGPEPGSAEENFGRIINQELKSYRDEIIVSTKAGYGMWPGPYGDFGSRKYLIASLNQSLKRMNLEYVDIFYHHRPDPETPLEETMSAVSDSIKCGKALYAGISNYHAEDTKKAAALLKANGTPLLINQFRYNMFDRWSEEDGLLDALDEVGAGSITFSPLAQGILSTKYFNGIPENSRATRGVFLKKEFITEEKISKAKKLNEMALDRGQSLSQMALAWNLRKNRVTSVLIGAHNPEQIEENVKTVQKLNFTDSELNEIEAILK
- a CDS encoding glycoside hydrolase family 31 protein, translated to MFKKSSNSLIFEKNGETVKIEPWGTDSLRIRATMNPEFTKNTWGLTETVKTKSSVKIEISDSGASISNGKLSAKLNAGGVITFEKNGKKILQEYHRSYDHSASNESIALKVVNRQYKGNIGGGEYQITARFNPNDDEKIFGMGQYQQPYLNLKGCVLELAQRNSQISIPFAVSSLGYGFLWNNPAVGRVTFATNMTEWKSECSDELDYWITAGNTPKEITERYTECVGRAPLMPKDYLGFWQCKLRYRTQEEVLTVARKYKELGIHLDVIVIDFFHWCRQGDWSFDKEYWPDPKAMCDELHAMGTKVMVSVWPSVDKKSVNYWPLAEKGLFLRCERGVIQTYDFNGDCRTIDLTAQEARNFLWKACLKNYVKYGIDMFWLDNAEPDLSVYDFENYRYRIGPALKVSNLYPKLYAQTFADGFNKIGKKNFVNLERCAWVGSQKYGVVLWNGDVQSTFECLEDSVSQGINMGLAGIPWWTTDVGGFMYGDPKDPAFIHLLMRWFEFGVFTPILRLHGDRSPQLKPFVTDRDYGGGFCWSGQDNEIWSYGKDAQKIMEKQIKLRESLRDYIETLMKEAHEKGTPLMRAMFYEFPDDETCWNIRDQYMFGNEYLVAPVLHAEEYKRSVYLPAGNWKNINDGKVYKGGKTYVVNAPIDCIPVFKKA
- a CDS encoding epoxyqueuosine reductase QueH, with protein sequence MKEEKIDYQKQLTQIILQVQKLPVKPKLLLHACCAPCSSYVIEYLSAFFDITIYYFNPNIHPQSEYERRLEELKVFLSKFPLALQNSVKLEVAEYNPEIFFDAVKTREQPELQEEPERGERCRRCYEFRMKKAFEFAVNNKYDYFTTTLSISPYKDAVKINTIGYTFDNLSDVKYLPADFKKKNGFLRSLQLSSEYGLYRQDYCGCVYSMRSKHDNSKQTDS
- the argA gene encoding amino-acid N-acetyltransferase — encoded protein: MKAEIVHGKAEQIRDVIRYIQRFKDALVIIYMDENLIESPLFLSHIKDIAKIHDAGLKVIMIPGASKRIDEILKVSNISWSVHDNCRITGPEAMPLIKMAAFDVSNQVMTALAGEKKTALIGNWVRARGKGVVDGFDFGTNGEIDKLQVDTIQTVLDDGFIPIFPCIGWSAAGKPYNISSVELAKQVAIHLKADKLFYVVPDAEINDSTFSLPENIGLSGEGTVPAMNIEELDSFIETNKNTNGNVSREKIINLLKLAKEACISGVSRVHILNGSLDGTIPCEIFSDFGSGTMIYCNNYGTIRDMGRDDISAVLSVMKPFIDSGILLPRTKEMLNNQIGDYIVYELDGAIRACASLVKYPDGQMEIAGVAVDKTCSHIGIGPKLIEFLVSRATKLKAKSIFLLTTQTADWFETLGFTESTVESLPAKRREIWTPQRSSKVMRLNIK